Genomic DNA from Solanum dulcamara chromosome 4, daSolDulc1.2, whole genome shotgun sequence:
AGGTTAATTTCTCCTTCTTATATTTCTTATGTTTCcccccttttttaaaaaataataaaattacgTTTATATAATTCTAGATTTAACTATCTTTCCCACCCTATAAAATTACAATTTATACAGTTGAACCAACCACCTACGTTTCATCGTGAAACAAATCCTCAACCTCGAAAGCACACATTGTGGCAGCAGACATCAGATTTTACTGGAGGTCAAGCTCCCATTCATAGGTGAAAATTAAACAAGTTAATTATGATTCTCTATTACACAAATTTAAAATGTTGATTCTCTATTGACttgtaaatgattttttttgtagGAGGCATTGTGTTAGATTTCCTCCAGGAGTACTTGACAAGCATTATGAGAAGTTGCTAAGTTGTGATGCAAGGTTGAATGAACTAAGCAAACAACCTTTTCCTAGCCAATTATGTCCTTATTTTGATCAACCAGGGGTTTCATTTGACAATGACTATGGATCGCAACTTTTTCTCAAGATGCATTATCCTTTTCATCTCGcgccttcttcttcttcatcaaccGCTTTACTCCCTAACCTTcgaatgcataataaatcagtAATGACTGCAGAACCTTTCAGTTCAAGTTTTCCAGTGTCAGGTATGAAtcataatttttctatttaCCTGTTTGAATTTTAATGTATTGAGTATTACATGTATATTGTGACTTTTGGACATAACCCGAAACTAATGTATATTGAAATTTGGGCTTGTTTATGTTGTGTATATAATATAGCCCAAATCCAATAAGAACCTGCTCAACTTGTTTATTGATTTGACGGATTTTAGTCCCCTTCCTTCAATGTAATCCAATCTGTTCATTTGACGCCTCTAAATTTACTCATGTAGGTGGAAGTAGAAGCGATGACTATATCAACCAAATGAGTGGGCTTTGGGGCGATCAAGGACCAAATAACTCGGTGAATGTTGGTATGGGAAATCAAACTATTGGAATGTCAACAACAGCACAATCTCATTGGAGTTCTCCAACCCAGGATCATCAAGCAATGTATCTGCAAAATGACTCAATggaaaaaactcaaaataacaTAGTGCTAAACTATATAAAGAACCATTTGCTGGACGACAATCAAGTGGCATCCTACAACGAACCAACAAACTCATTGCCAGAGCACCACGAAAATACAGGCTTTGTAGTTACAGGTGATGATGTACATGGCCTAAACTCCGGTTATCAGATGCTGAACAATTATGCAGAGGATGTTGTACCAAACTATGGAATGACATACGCGCAACCAATTACTACTTGGATAGATCCTCAAGAAACAAATGATCAATTTTCTACCACCAATTATGCTGCAGTTGGTGGAGGTTATCCAACACAAGATGTGAACCAAGAAGCAGAATCTGTATGGAAAACAAGAAACTAGTAGCTCAAAGGGACTACTAAGTGATGAAAGAGATCTCTTGCTTCATATTTTCCCGTTCTGCATGCAAGTACATTTTTATTATCTTACTAGAAATTAGAGAACTTTGTTACATCAACTCCAGCTCTATGTTCCTTAGGAGTTGCATGTTTCCTTTTAGCCTATGTTTTGATCGATGCAAATGAGCAAAGCAATCACTTTTGCAATTTGCTTTTGAGTAAATGTAAAAGagattttaattaaattcaagatGGAAATGTTGAAAACAacaaatatcattttcaattcTTTTTAAAGCATAAAGTTATGCTCGATTTGTACGTAGGTATCGTATACGCCCAACTAGTGGACACTAGAATGTGTCAATTTGCATGCTTTGGTGCTATGTGGTGGTGGTTGTTgaactgaaaaaaataaaactggCCAATAAAGTACATGTTTATTCATCTGGTTAAT
This window encodes:
- the LOC129884644 gene encoding uncharacterized protein LOC129884644, with the translated sequence MVIRDDHEGLYGLDHQNSESMNTQINDDVNTSLRLKSRSMSSESDEDGRSKRFRTSSESNSEDTDLIGLKLKKTPSFLNLLESQLSQVKRRVGRPSNSSHNKSNIDDFAIVSEKLKAANFPAIKLTIGAWKRVTKHEGDLIAKCYYAKRKLVWELLDGPLKSKIEIQWSDIIAIRAIMPQGEQPGILELELNQPPTFHRETNPQPRKHTLWQQTSDFTGGQAPIHRRHCVRFPPGVLDKHYEKLLSCDARLNELSKQPFPSQLCPYFDQPGVSFDNDYGSQLFLKMHYPFHLAPSSSSSTALLPNLRMHNKSVMTAEPFSSSFPVSGGSRSDDYINQMSGLWGDQGPNNSVNVGMGNQTIGMSTTAQSHWSSPTQDHQAMYLQNDSMEKTQNNIVLNYIKNHLLDDNQVASYNEPTNSLPEHHENTGFVVTGDDVHGLNSGYQMLNNYAEDVVPNYGMTYAQPITTWIDPQETNDQFSTTNYAAVGGGYPTQDVNQEAESVWKTRN